The genomic region ACTATAATAGCtaggaataaaaaaggaactgtgacgatatttttttataaaacattttttattattacatttttatcgtACATTTTTGTCTGTacaaataatcaacaaatatagttgcaaaacattaagaaaacaatattgaGTAAATGAGAGAATGTGTGCAACTTATTCTACTTCCACTCAACGATGGGCGATGGAACTGACTTAGATGACATCGTCCCCCCCTGAAGAGGGGACGATTTTAAGATAATGAGCGGTGGTGCTGGTGATGAAGCTGGTGAGGATGAAAGCTTAGTGATGGTGCGGCGGACCATAGACGGGACGCGGTGGTCCGTACGAGGAGGATGGCGCGCGGTAGGAGGTGAGGGAGTGTAGGCTCAGTCCGTGCGACGGTCGGTGCGAATGCGAGGACGAGCCGAACGAGGGAACGCCGTACGAGGACGACGGAATGGCTACGAACGATGGTCCGGACGAGTGAGACGATGAGTAGGAACCACCCGAGCCGTGAGATGAGTAGGAAGAGCCGTGCGACGATAGAGATGGGGCTCCGTAGGAGGAGGATGGTGCCGAGTAGTGGGAGGAGACGGAAGGAGCACCGTACGAGGAGGACGGTGCTGAGTAGTGCGAGGAGACGGAAGGTACACCGTACGAGGAGGACGGTGCTGAGTAGTGCGAAGAGACGGACGGTGCACCGTATGAGGAGGACGGCGCAGAGTAGTGAGAAGAGACAGAGGGAGCAGAGTAGTGAGAGGAGACAGATGGAGCAGAGTAGTGAGATGAAACGGATGGAGCAGAGTACGATGAGTAGGATGAGCCACCCGAGGAGTAGCCGTGAGATGGAGTGAACGACGAGTGAGACGAGTACGATGGTGCCGAGTAGGACGAGGAGGATCCGTGCGATGAGTAGGACGGAGCGGAGTACGACGAGTAGGAAGGACCGTGCGACGCCTTGTAGTACTCGGCGACCTGGATTCCTTGCTGCACGTGTCCGAGTTCGATGCCGGTCGCCTTGCCGTATCCATGGCCGGAGGAGTAGGATGGGACGCCGTACACGGGCGACGGTGGTCCGTACGAGCTCGAAGGTGCACCATACGAAGAGGAGAGGGAACCGTGGCCAGCGtagccaccgccgccgccatgCGATCCAGAGTTCTCGTGCTCCAGCAGCGCTTCCTTCACCTTGTGCAGCAGGCTGTGGTCGACGTGCAGACCCTCGGATGTCTGATGACCTGGGCTGACAGCGACGTAACCACCATCGTCATATCCGCCTCCGGTGCTATGGCCGTGACCGTGACCGCCGCCTCCGCCGGAGTAAGAGTAACCTCCGCTCAAGACCGGCGGCTCGCAGGTTACGAAGGACGCGGTCGCTGAGACCAGCAGGAAGATCTATAAAAATAAGGAGAAAAATGGATTAGGTCAAATTTtctcaacaaattaaattttggcTAAAACATGAAGACTTTATGTTTTAGGAGAACTTTAGGCTCTCATAGTCTTACAAATAAAGCGAGTTCTATGATATCGTAATTAAACTTGTTAAGATTCTATTACAGACCGTCTAAGAGAAAGAGTGACGCTCATCACAAGAGACGCGTACATATAGTATATGTGGAAGGGATGGCTGTGGTAATCTGCACCCCTGAGGCAAAAGGCACCTTATCCAACTTCTTCGGTAATTGAGTGAAATTGATCAAATGCTCTGTGAGTTTGGTAGCTCTAGATCAACAGAAACgtgaaataaaagcaaaacaagaacACCACCGGTTCCTCGGATATATTCTTATGTAGTTTTGCTTGCCAATCTGCTAAGGAATAAATAGTACAAAAATACACAGTTGATTAGAATCAGAGATTCTGTTGATTAGCTGCAGTTCACCAGGATCACATAATCACTagtaaaagtaatttaaaactcAATAGCTTTCCTTAAGGAGTGTGTATTACCCCAGGAACCGCTAATACTACTTGCACCTTAAATAGACACTTCTAAAGCGATGAATAACAAATTTCACGTTGCTGTGGATAATTTGAATTTACAAGTGCCAGTTTAGTATTCAGTAGGCTTTTGAC from Anopheles coustani chromosome 3, idAnoCousDA_361_x.2, whole genome shotgun sequence harbors:
- the LOC131258959 gene encoding pro-resilin-like; protein product: MNRFGAIFLLVSATASFVTCEPPVLSGGYSYSGGGGGHGHGHSTGGGYDDGGYVAVSPGHQTSEGLHVDHSLLHKVKEALLEHENSGSHGGGGGYAGHGSLSSSYGAPSSSYGPPSPVYGVPSYSSGHGYGKATGIELGHVQQGIQVAEYYKASHGPSYSSYSAPSYSSHGSSSSYSAPSYSSHSSFTPSHGYSSGGSSYSSYSAPSVSSHYSAPSVSSHYSAPSVSSHYSAPSSSYGAPSVSSHYSAPSSSYGVPSVSSHYSAPSSSYGAPSVSSHYSAPSSSYGAPSLSSHGSSYSSHGSGGSYSSSHSSGPSFVAIPSSSYGVPSFGSSSHSHRPSHGLSLHSLTSYRAPSSSYGPPRPVYGPPHHH